The window GACCGGCGCGCCCTCGACGAGCTGGTCGCGGGCTGGCTGCCCCTCGTCTACAACATCGTCGGCCGGGCTCTCAACGGTCACGCCGACGTCGACGACGTCGTGCAGGAGACCATGCTGCGCGCGGTCGACAACCTCGACACGCTGCGCGATCCGGACAGCTTCCGCTCCTGGCTGGTCGCGATCGCGATGCGGCAGATACGGGACCGCGCGCGCCGCCGCACCGCCGACCGGCTCGACGCCGCCGACGCCGACGCCCGCGGCGCGGCGGACTTCGCCGAACTGACCGTGCTGCGACTGCAGTTGGAGGGCCAGCGCAAGGAGGTCGCGGAAGCCGTCCGCTGGCTCGACGACGAGGACCGCCAACTGCTGTCCCTGTGGTGGCTGGAGGTCGCCGGCGAACTCACCCGGCGCGAACTCGCCGCCGCCGTCGGCATCAGCAGACAGCACGCCGCCGTCCGCGTGCAGCGGATGAAGGCCCGCCTGGAGACCGCGCGCGGCATCGTGCGCGCCCTCGACTCCTCCTGCTCCGACCTGGGCCGGGTCACCGCCCGCTGGAGCGGACGGCCCGACTCGGTGTGGCGCAAGCGCATCGCCCGGCACATCCGCGACTGCGCCCGCTGCGACGGCGACGCCGTCCCCGGCGAGGTCGTCGTCCCCGCCGAACGCCTCCTCGTCGGCCTCGCCCTGGTGCCTGTCCCCGTCGGCTTCACCCTGTCGCTGGCGTTCGGCGGGAAGACCGCCGCGGCCGCGACCGTCGCGACCGCCTCGGCGGGCTGGTCCGCCAAGGTGCTCGGCGTCCTCACCAAGCCCGCGGTCGCGGTGACCGCGGGCGCGACGATGGTCGCCGGGGGCGCGTACGTGGTCACACAGCCCCCGGGCGAACGGCACCCGCAGGTCGCGCCGACCGCGCTGAGCACGGCCCGCGCGCCGGTGGCCGCCGCGCCCCGCGCTCCCGCGCCCACCGCGTCACGGTCGGCCTCGCCGCCCCCGTCCCTCTCGGCCTCCCCGTCCGCGACAGAGAAGGCCGATCCGTACGGCACCGTCGTCGACGCGGTGGACCGGGCGCCGGACCCGGACACCCCGCCCGCCGCCCTCCCGCGCCGGCCCGAGTCCGGCATCACCAGCAGCGGTGGCCCGCGGACCGTGATGAACCACCGCGGCGAGCGCGTGACCTTCACGGGCGAGGGCTATGTCCTCGTCCGCTGGCAGATCTCGCCCCAGTACCGGCCGGGCGGCCTGGTCATGCCGTCCTGGACGGGCCTGAAGGGAAGGCTCTTCCACGTGGCCTCGGGCGGCGGCCGCCGGATGGACGACCCGGTCTCCGCCGACGGCCGGACCTCCGGCATGGGCGGCCCCGCCACCGGATACACCGTCCTGCCCGACGGCACCCAGCAGATGTGGCAGAACGAGTTCTTCTACCTCGACGGCACCGTCACCGTCACCCAGAACGAACGCGGTGCCGACTACGGCATCACCGTCGCCCCTTCCACCTGGACCGCCGTCACCGAGGACCTCGCCCACGGCCCCGACCGCGGCGCCATTCGTTACGGCCTCGTCCGCGACAACGGCAAGGACTCGGCCCCGGTACCGCAGTACGTCACCCGGGAGGAGCCGCAGGACCCGGCGACGGTGGCGCAGCGGTCGCGGGTGTAGGGACCGGGGGCACCGGTGCCAGCTCAGCGCCCGTGCGGCCGCAGCTCGCACAGCGCGTCGACCCGGTTGGTGGTGATCGAGTCGACGCCCAGGTCCATCAGACGGCGCATGGAGCGCCGGGTGTCGGGGGTCCATGCGGACAGGAGGTAGCCGTCCCGGTGGACACGGTCCGTCAGGGGGCGGGTGACGAGGCCGAAGCGGTAGTTGAGCCAGCGGGGGCGGATCGCGGCGAGGAGGGCGGGGCGGGGTGGAGCGAGGGTCTTCCAGGTGAGGGCCAGTTCGGCGGCGGGGGCGGCGGCGCGGAGGGCCAGCAGGGTGGGCGGGTCGGCGCTGTAGTAGACCCGGTCCTCGGCGTCGTACTCCCCTACGACGTCGAGGACCTGACGTACCGCCCGGCGGTCCACCGCGCCCGGCAGGTCCACCAGCACCCGGCTGTCCTTGGTGGTGAGCAGCGCGTCGGCCAGCGTGGGTACCCCGTCGGCCGTCAGCCCGCGCAGCTCCGCGGCGGAGAGTGCGGACAGCGGCCGTTCCACCTCCCACAGCCGCTTCAGCGTCGCGTCGTGGAGCAGGACGGGAACACCGTCGCGGGTCGTGCGCACGTCGAACTCGACGGCGTCCGCGCCCAGTTCGAGCCCGGCTCGCAGGGAGTCGAGCGTGTTCTCGCGGTGGCGGTAGGGGGCGCCGCGGTGGGCGACGGCTGTCAGGGTGCGCATGGGATGTGGGTTCCCGATCGGGTCAGGGGGTCAGCCGGGCCGAGGTGTAGGTGTCGATCTCGGCGGACAGCCGGGCCTTGCCGGGCGCGTCGAGGAAGGACGCCTCCACGGCGTTCTTCGCGAGCGCGGCCAGCCCCCGCTCGTCGAGGTCCAGCAGACGCGCGGCCACCGCGTACTCGGTGTTCAGGTCGGTGCCGAACATCGGCGGATCGTCGGAGTTGATGGTGACCGGCACTCCGGCCCGTACGAAGTCCGCGAGGGGGTGTTCGTCGAGGGTGCGGACCGCGCGCGTGGCGATGTTCGAGGTCGGGCAGACCTCCAGGGCGATCCGGTGCTCGGCGAGGTGGGCGAGCAGCTTCGGATCGCCCGCCGCGCTGGTGCCGTGCCCGATGCGCTCGGCGCGGAGTTCGACCAGCGCGTCCCAGACGGTCTCGGGGCCCGTCGTCTCGCCGGCGTGCGGCACGGAGTGCAGCCCGGCCGCGATCGCCCGGTCGAAGTACGGCTTGAACTGCGGCCTCGGTACGCCGATCTCCGGCCCGCCGAGCCCGAACGACACCAGCCCCTCGGGGCGCACCCGGTCCTCGGTCGCGAGCCGGGTCGTCTCCTCGGCCGCTTCGAGCCCCGCCTCGCCGGGGATGTCGAAGCACCACCGCAGTACGGTCCCGAACTCGGCCTCCGCCGCCTTGCGGGCGTCCTCGATCGCGGCCATGAAGGCCAGCTCGTCGATCCCGCGCCGGGTGGAGGAGAACGGGGTGATGGTCAGCTCGGCGTACCGCACCTGCTGCCGGGCGAGGTCCCGCGCCACCTCGAAGGTCAGCAGCCGGACGTCCTCCGGGGTGCGGATGAGGTCGACGACGGACAGATACACCTGGACGAAGTGGGCGAAGTCCGTGAACGTGAAGTAGTCCGCGAGCGCCTCGGGATCCGTCGGCACCTGGGAGTCGGGGTGGCGGGCGGCCAGTTCCGAGACGATGCGGGGGGAGGCTGAGCCGACGTGGTGCACATGCAGTTCGGCCTTGGGCAGACCGGCGATGAAGGCGGACAGGTCGCGGGTGCCGGAGGCGCCGGGAACGGCGGGGGTCACGGGCACGCCCTGCGTGGTGCGGCGGTCGGTCAAGGTTCCTCCCCGGGAACGGCGTCCGCCCCGGACCGTGGTCTGCGTCGGGGGACGCGGGTGATCGGCTGATCGATGACTCGGGGATCATCGTAGGCGGCGATCCCCGCGCTGACCCCGGGCTCTAGCATGACCGAACGTACAGCTGAGCGCGTGTGGCCGAAAAACCGACGCGGATCGGCACGAACGTGACAACAGGGGGAACCGCTCATGCCGTCGGACGAGGCACCGATTCCGAAGACACCTGCCGACCCGCAACCGGACCCGTGGGCACCGCCGCATGACCGCGCGCCGACACCGCCGACGCCGGCCGGTGTCGGGGCCGGGGACGCGATACCGGGGGCCAGGGTCGCTCTGGACAAGCAGGCCGAGCCGGGGGCGGGACTCCCGCCCGCTGCTCCCTCGGTGCACGACCAGATGACGGTCGCGTCCATGCCGGTTGTGCGGCCGGGCGGCCCGATACCGGCCGATGCCGGCGCACCGACGCCTCCCCGGGCTTCCGGAACGCCGGCGCCCTGGGCCGGCCCCGACCCGTTCGCGCCACCGGGCGGCCCGCTGCCCGGTGTGCCCTCCGCTGCGGCCCCCGACCCGTTCGCCCCGCCCGCGCCCGACGCGCCCTACCCGCCTCATGCGACCTACCCGCCCCACGGGTCCTACCCGCCTCGCGCGTCGTACCCGCCGCCCGCGGTCGGTGTGCCCCACGCCGCCGTCCCGCCCCCGCCTTTCGGCCCCGAGGGGCCCGGGCCGGTGCCGTACGGCTACCCGCCGCAGTACCAGGCGGCGTACCCGGGCGACCACGCGCACCCCGGCATGGGGTACCCCGCTCCCGTCGCGGGCTACGCCTGGCCCGCGACGGCGCCGCCGAGCAACGGGATGGGCATCGCGGCGATGGTGCTCGGCATCTGTGCAGCCGCGCTGTTCTGCCTGTGGCCGCTGGCGATCCTGCTCGGGGTCATGGCCGTGATCTTCGGATCCATCGGCCGCGTCAAGGCCCGCCGGGGCGAGGCGACCAATCCCGGGCACGCCCTGGCCGGGATCATCTGCGGAGTGGCCGGCATCCTGCTGGGCATCGGCTTCATCGTCCTGCTCGTCGTGGCGCCCGGCAGCGCAGACACCGACTCGGACACCGACCCCTTCGACGACGGCTACTCCACCTCTCTCTCGCTCTCGCTCTAGCGGGTGCCACACCCCGCGCCCACGGGGCGCGGGGGCCCGCGGGGGCGGCCACGACGCACGGTCACCCGCCCTCGGGCGGAGCGCTCAGGCGTCGACCCCGCTCAGCAGCCGCTCACGGGCCGCCATCAGCGCGAAGCCCAGCAGGTTGGGGCCCCGCCACCGGGCGGGGTCCATGGCGCGTTCGTCGTCCGCCGCGAGGCCGATGCCCCAGACGCGGTCGAGGGGGCTCGCTTCGACGAGGACGCGGTTGTGCGTGCCGAGAAGGAAGGCCCGCAGGTCGGGGTGGGCGGCGAACTTGTGGAAGCTGCCCTCGGCGACGATCGCGAAGCGCTCCCGCTCCCACAGGGCGTCGTCGAAGCCGCGGACGAGCCGCCCGATCTTCTTGGCCTGCGCGGGGCCCGCCGCGGCCACGGCTCTGCGCTCCGCCTCCGCGTCCCCGAACAGCCGGGCCTTCGACGCCATCATCCAGTGCTCGGCCGTGGCGTACTCCACGCCGTCCACCGTGAACGGCGAGGGCCACCACTGACTCAGACAGCTCGCGCCGATCCGGCCGTCGGGCCGCGGCCGGTGTCCCCAGAAGTGCAGGTACTTGATCCTCGCCCCCGCGCGGACCGCTTCCGTCAGCGTCTCCCAGGAATCGATCTTCTCCATGTCGACGAGTC is drawn from Streptomyces bottropensis ATCC 25435 and contains these coding sequences:
- a CDS encoding glycerophosphodiester phosphodiesterase yields the protein MRTLTAVAHRGAPYRHRENTLDSLRAGLELGADAVEFDVRTTRDGVPVLLHDATLKRLWEVERPLSALSAAELRGLTADGVPTLADALLTTKDSRVLVDLPGAVDRRAVRQVLDVVGEYDAEDRVYYSADPPTLLALRAAAPAAELALTWKTLAPPRPALLAAIRPRWLNYRFGLVTRPLTDRVHRDGYLLSAWTPDTRRSMRRLMDLGVDSITTNRVDALCELRPHGR
- a CDS encoding DUF4190 domain-containing protein codes for the protein MPSAAAPDPFAPPAPDAPYPPHATYPPHGSYPPRASYPPPAVGVPHAAVPPPPFGPEGPGPVPYGYPPQYQAAYPGDHAHPGMGYPAPVAGYAWPATAPPSNGMGIAAMVLGICAAALFCLWPLAILLGVMAVIFGSIGRVKARRGEATNPGHALAGIICGVAGILLGIGFIVLLVVAPGSADTDSDTDPFDDGYSTSLSLSL
- a CDS encoding RNA polymerase sigma factor, which produces MDGRQWRSTIAAAQAGDRRALDELVAGWLPLVYNIVGRALNGHADVDDVVQETMLRAVDNLDTLRDPDSFRSWLVAIAMRQIRDRARRRTADRLDAADADARGAADFAELTVLRLQLEGQRKEVAEAVRWLDDEDRQLLSLWWLEVAGELTRRELAAAVGISRQHAAVRVQRMKARLETARGIVRALDSSCSDLGRVTARWSGRPDSVWRKRIARHIRDCARCDGDAVPGEVVVPAERLLVGLALVPVPVGFTLSLAFGGKTAAAATVATASAGWSAKVLGVLTKPAVAVTAGATMVAGGAYVVTQPPGERHPQVAPTALSTARAPVAAAPRAPAPTASRSASPPPSLSASPSATEKADPYGTVVDAVDRAPDPDTPPAALPRRPESGITSSGGPRTVMNHRGERVTFTGEGYVLVRWQISPQYRPGGLVMPSWTGLKGRLFHVASGGGRRMDDPVSADGRTSGMGGPATGYTVLPDGTQQMWQNEFFYLDGTVTVTQNERGADYGITVAPSTWTAVTEDLAHGPDRGAIRYGLVRDNGKDSAPVPQYVTREEPQDPATVAQRSRV
- a CDS encoding NADAR family protein, with product MEKIDSWETLTEAVRAGARIKYLHFWGHRPRPDGRIGASCLSQWWPSPFTVDGVEYATAEHWMMASKARLFGDAEAERRAVAAAGPAQAKKIGRLVRGFDDALWERERFAIVAEGSFHKFAAHPDLRAFLLGTHNRVLVEASPLDRVWGIGLAADDERAMDPARWRGPNLLGFALMAARERLLSGVDA